The following proteins are co-located in the Sulfurospirillum deleyianum DSM 6946 genome:
- a CDS encoding formylglycine-generating enzyme family protein encodes MKKILFSGCVLVSVLFGDSFTNSIGMTFIEIPEGDFSTGNQAAMCPKDNPYTEVDEYQVCIDKIAKSDKRKNVVHLQKFYMQTTEVTQEQWYAIMGNNPSKFKTGNPAMPVEQISFNEARKFVKLLNAKEGTSKYDLPTEAQWEYVSCAGKPIEYNCEEDTDRCVNILNLKNVNPPSPVASSAPNDWGIYDMRGNVWEWTKECYLSSEGMKKKDDTPSDEPKCTTCCWVNLSDECNAIFRFNYSSNYRYFPVGFRITATKN; translated from the coding sequence ATGAAAAAGATACTTTTTTCAGGGTGTGTTTTGGTGAGTGTGCTGTTTGGGGATAGTTTTACCAATTCGATTGGGATGACATTTATAGAGATTCCTGAGGGTGATTTTTCCACAGGTAATCAAGCAGCAATGTGCCCTAAAGATAATCCCTACACAGAAGTCGATGAATACCAAGTTTGTATTGATAAAATTGCAAAAAGTGATAAGCGAAAAAATGTGGTTCACCTGCAAAAATTTTATATGCAAACCACCGAAGTAACGCAAGAGCAATGGTATGCGATTATGGGAAATAATCCTTCTAAGTTTAAAACAGGAAATCCTGCTATGCCTGTCGAACAGATTAGTTTTAATGAAGCACGAAAGTTTGTGAAACTTTTAAACGCAAAGGAGGGGACGAGTAAGTATGATCTTCCTACCGAAGCGCAATGGGAGTATGTCTCTTGTGCGGGGAAACCTATTGAATATAATTGTGAAGAAGATACGGATCGTTGTGTGAATATTTTAAATTTAAAAAATGTCAATCCTCCTTCTCCTGTTGCTAGTAGTGCACCTAATGATTGGGGTATTTACGATATGCGAGGTAATGTATGGGAATGGACTAAAGAGTGTTATCTTAGTTCTGAGGGGATGAAAAAAAAGGATGATACGCCTAGTGATGAGCCAAAATGTACTACCTGTTGTTGGGTTAATCTCTCGGATGAATGTAATGCAATTTTTCGTTTTAATTACTCTTCAAACTATCGTTATTTCCCTGTTGGCTTTAGAATTACTGCAACTAAAAATTAA
- a CDS encoding ABC transporter substrate-binding protein, with protein MRHFLAVATIASCVVSASLAKEISLGVVLPMSGSLAAYGQISYEGVEFAHSLNPTLKNGDTIKLVLVDSKGDKIESATATTRLITSEKVVGIIGEITSSNTAQVLSIADKKQIPIIATVATNDKLNDNRKYGNRVCYTDSFQGTIVAHYAAKELKYKTAVSIVDQAQVYSIGLAKAFHDAFVAQGGNVIKELKVSSGDKDFKAVVSQIKSLNPDFVFMPLYHGEGSLITRQAKQIGLNKPFLSGESVANPTFIELGGESVEGHMYVDYFDSSVPPTENSKAFLAAYEKKTGKKGINSFSTLGADAYNLFVDAMNRCANPEDSVCINQEIKKTAKFEGVSGLISMDAKGNATRSAVIKEIRGGKAIYKSTVNP; from the coding sequence ATGCGTCATTTTCTAGCAGTAGCTACGATAGCTTCATGTGTTGTCAGTGCATCATTGGCAAAAGAGATTTCTTTAGGGGTTGTTTTACCGATGAGTGGTTCATTGGCGGCGTATGGACAAATCAGTTATGAGGGTGTGGAGTTTGCGCATTCGCTAAATCCTACGCTTAAAAATGGAGATACGATTAAACTAGTACTCGTAGATAGCAAAGGCGATAAAATAGAGTCTGCTACGGCGACAACACGCTTGATTACCTCTGAAAAAGTTGTAGGGATTATTGGGGAGATTACGAGTAGCAATACCGCTCAAGTCCTCTCTATCGCCGATAAAAAACAGATTCCTATCATCGCAACAGTGGCTACCAATGACAAACTCAACGACAACCGAAAGTATGGCAATCGGGTCTGCTATACCGATTCGTTTCAAGGGACTATCGTTGCTCATTATGCGGCTAAAGAGTTAAAGTACAAAACAGCTGTTTCGATTGTTGATCAAGCACAGGTTTACTCTATTGGTTTGGCAAAAGCGTTTCATGATGCCTTTGTGGCGCAGGGTGGAAACGTGATCAAAGAGCTTAAGGTAAGCTCAGGCGATAAAGATTTTAAAGCGGTGGTTTCACAAATTAAATCGTTAAATCCAGATTTTGTTTTTATGCCTCTTTATCATGGAGAGGGTTCGCTCATTACCCGACAAGCTAAACAAATTGGGCTTAATAAACCCTTTTTATCAGGTGAGAGCGTCGCTAATCCGACATTTATTGAACTCGGTGGTGAGAGCGTTGAAGGACATATGTATGTGGATTATTTTGATTCATCGGTTCCACCTACTGAGAACTCAAAAGCTTTTTTAGCGGCGTATGAGAAGAAAACAGGCAAAAAAGGGATTAACTCTTTCTCTACACTAGGGGCTGATGCATACAACCTTTTTGTGGATGCTATGAATCGATGTGCGAATCCAGAAGATAGCGTATGCATCAATCAGGAGATTAAAAAAACCGCTAAATTTGAAGGTGTTTCTGGTTTGATTTCTATGGATGCAAAAGGTAACGCAACTCGTTCAGCTGTGATTAAAGAGATTAGAGGTGGTAAGGCGATTTACAAATCTACGGTCAATCCCTAA
- a CDS encoding methyl-accepting chemotaxis protein, whose protein sequence is MSVNLLLIGANEATTQELVSLVDATLATAATYQRATLANYQNFDVSRFDLVVCFANRYDEMVKKYGKEKVISVEFVPPTDFFVAVSRIPAGENVIIFNNSQSGANGLLKFLKFYKLDHVSYKVIPFDECSESETKETLSNAKYIIGTDGYVSSGKALYTKYSSLLRPDVTVIPSPPRTATAESVSSLAQVVTAINSNKALQEARDISKTLAEQTKEISLITQDASKSIEDTANTIVVVNEKLAAEVRNVQVTNEMAQELTNAVEQIGNITTAIKYIASETNLLALNATIEAARAGEHGRGFAVVASEVRKLSDQSNKSTDSIRVSIMEVQKVVDQIVPALQKTVDEIIHTQAEVERISIAAKKESSAMEDIIKKLRVIVDVSEALNIAENNHA, encoded by the coding sequence ATGAGCGTTAATCTACTTTTAATTGGAGCAAATGAAGCAACGACGCAAGAACTTGTCTCGTTAGTTGATGCTACGCTGGCAACAGCTGCGACCTATCAGAGAGCGACGTTGGCAAATTATCAAAATTTTGATGTTTCTCGTTTTGATTTGGTGGTCTGTTTTGCAAACCGTTACGATGAAATGGTTAAAAAATATGGAAAAGAGAAAGTCATTTCGGTTGAGTTTGTGCCACCTACAGATTTCTTTGTTGCGGTTAGTCGTATTCCTGCTGGAGAAAATGTCATTATTTTTAACAACAGCCAATCAGGAGCCAATGGGTTACTTAAATTTTTGAAATTTTATAAATTAGACCATGTCAGTTATAAAGTGATTCCTTTTGATGAGTGTAGTGAGAGCGAAACCAAAGAGACGTTAAGTAATGCAAAATACATTATAGGCACAGATGGTTATGTCTCTTCAGGAAAGGCTTTGTATACAAAATACAGCTCTTTATTGCGCCCTGATGTGACGGTTATTCCTAGCCCTCCACGTACTGCAACTGCAGAGAGTGTCAGCTCTTTAGCGCAAGTGGTCACTGCCATTAACAGTAATAAGGCGCTTCAAGAAGCCAGAGATATTTCTAAAACCTTAGCCGAACAAACCAAAGAGATTTCACTGATTACGCAAGATGCTTCTAAATCAATCGAAGATACAGCCAACACGATTGTTGTGGTCAATGAAAAATTAGCCGCTGAGGTGAGAAATGTGCAAGTCACGAATGAAATGGCGCAAGAACTGACCAACGCTGTGGAGCAAATTGGGAATATTACAACAGCGATTAAGTATATTGCCAGTGAAACAAATCTTTTAGCATTGAATGCGACGATTGAAGCAGCACGTGCTGGGGAGCATGGACGTGGATTTGCGGTTGTGGCAAGTGAAGTTAGAAAACTCTCCGACCAAAGCAATAAATCAACCGATAGTATTCGTGTTTCCATTATGGAAGTACAAAAAGTGGTGGATCAAATCGTCCCCGCACTTCAAAAAACCGTCGATGAGATTATTCATACGCAAGCGGAAGTGGAGCGCATTAGTATTGCCGCAAAAAAAGAAAGCAGTGCGATGGAAGATATTATTAAGAAATTGCGTGTCATTGTGGATGTTTCAGAGGCGTTGAATATCGCTGAAAATAATCACGCTTAA
- a CDS encoding sulfatase-like hydrolase/transferase, translating into MNTLLWISVLFFFFFLFTCKNRTQNSKSAFLGALVVFIYMILSAFYIVSDYFTGEGINDAVIFHLLYGLDGSGFGDYYIIIAFGVGLLIASLIFSIVYYRLMKNVLLETPKKVRGFFSLMLLLSAFALHPSVHFFTQSLLKMMGIENALSLEYPFLEYYQEPSLTSISEEHPNLVYIFAESLEDTYFDESIFPSLMTRLKSIREANIYFTEIEQAQGTSWTIAGMTSVLCGIPLVTPSTGEHSPQGNSMSKMSTFYSGAVCMSDMLHKEGYKLIYRSGSSLEFAGVDKLYKTHKFSDIKGINELKLRLRDKGYQTPWGLYDDSLFEFSMNDFKRLSKSKQKFAMFISTMDTHHPYGHVSKSCKAQRYQKGDNSMLNAAMCSDELIARFIEQIQKSPYGKNTIIVVGSDHLAMHNMAIDDLMKGKRRNQFMIIDPRQKEEKKVEKVGTTLDIGATLLPFLGYDATLGLGRNLLKEAPSLAESFSNFDALLNAWSKEISRFWAFPKIEHDLVLDGTKKQFKIGSTLYKFPILLRLNETLEVNPFFEVKIKFFETTKLFGYLHDFSDDDSFVWVDQCSRISALEPIQPAPTPSSYCYAFGKLGGEVRTGLLKRSKSLSLDELHHMVSFPFDAETAKIRRENIMKLDAK; encoded by the coding sequence ATGAATACATTGCTATGGATTTCAGTACTTTTTTTCTTTTTCTTCCTTTTTACATGTAAAAACCGTACCCAAAACAGTAAAAGTGCTTTTTTAGGGGCTTTGGTTGTTTTTATCTATATGATTTTAAGTGCTTTTTATATTGTTTCTGATTATTTTACGGGCGAGGGAATTAACGATGCGGTTATTTTTCACCTTCTGTATGGATTAGACGGATCAGGCTTTGGTGATTATTATATCATCATTGCTTTTGGCGTGGGGCTTTTGATAGCTAGTTTGATTTTTTCGATTGTTTATTATCGTTTAATGAAAAATGTTTTGCTTGAAACGCCTAAAAAAGTGAGAGGTTTTTTCTCCTTAATGCTTCTTTTGAGTGCTTTTGCCTTACATCCGAGTGTTCATTTTTTTACGCAAAGCCTTTTAAAAATGATGGGGATTGAAAATGCGCTTAGTCTTGAGTACCCTTTTTTAGAGTATTACCAAGAGCCCAGTTTGACGTCCATCAGCGAGGAACACCCTAATTTAGTCTATATTTTTGCGGAGAGTTTGGAAGATACCTATTTTGATGAGAGCATTTTCCCTTCCCTAATGACACGCTTAAAATCCATTCGTGAAGCCAATATCTATTTTACAGAGATTGAACAAGCGCAAGGAACGAGTTGGACGATTGCTGGGATGACCTCTGTTTTATGTGGAATTCCTTTGGTAACACCCTCCACAGGAGAGCATTCACCTCAGGGCAATTCGATGTCTAAAATGAGCACCTTTTATTCAGGGGCGGTGTGTATGAGCGATATGTTGCATAAAGAGGGGTATAAACTTATCTATCGCAGTGGCTCTTCTTTGGAATTTGCAGGGGTGGATAAGCTTTATAAAACGCATAAGTTTTCAGATATTAAAGGGATTAATGAGTTAAAGTTACGATTGAGGGACAAAGGGTATCAAACACCGTGGGGTTTGTATGATGATAGCTTGTTTGAATTTTCCATGAATGATTTTAAGAGACTTTCCAAAAGTAAACAAAAATTTGCGATGTTTATCTCCACGATGGATACGCATCATCCCTATGGGCATGTCTCCAAAAGTTGTAAAGCCCAGCGTTATCAAAAAGGCGATAACTCAATGCTCAATGCGGCGATGTGTTCGGATGAGCTGATTGCTCGTTTTATTGAGCAGATTCAAAAATCACCGTATGGTAAAAATACGATTATCGTGGTAGGTTCCGACCATCTTGCCATGCACAATATGGCGATTGATGATTTGATGAAAGGCAAGCGTCGCAATCAATTTATGATTATTGACCCACGCCAAAAAGAGGAAAAAAAGGTTGAAAAAGTAGGCACAACGCTTGATATTGGTGCGACACTTTTACCGTTTTTAGGCTATGACGCAACGCTAGGGTTGGGGCGAAATTTACTCAAAGAAGCTCCTTCCTTAGCTGAATCATTTTCGAATTTTGATGCGCTTTTAAATGCGTGGTCAAAAGAGATTAGCCGTTTTTGGGCATTTCCAAAAATCGAGCATGATTTGGTGCTTGATGGAACGAAAAAACAGTTTAAAATCGGCTCGACGCTTTATAAATTTCCTATTTTGTTGCGGTTAAATGAAACGTTAGAAGTCAATCCTTTTTTTGAAGTGAAGATTAAATTTTTTGAAACGACCAAATTGTTTGGGTATTTGCACGATTTTAGCGATGATGATTCTTTTGTTTGGGTCGATCAATGCTCGCGTATCTCTGCCTTAGAACCTATACAACCAGCACCCACTCCATCCTCTTATTGTTATGCGTTTGGAAAATTAGGAGGAGAGGTTCGTACGGGTCTTCTTAAGCGTTCAAAATCATTGAGTCTTGATGAACTGCATCACATGGTCTCTTTTCCTTTTGATGCTGAAACGGCAAAAATAAGGCGTGAAAATATCATGAAACTAGATGCCAAATAA
- a CDS encoding ammonium transporter, whose product MRTKRFVLSTLLALSSAWAAEEGVTEVAKATPTLDVGNTAWVLMATALVMLMTPAGLALFYGGMSRSKNLLNTVAMSVIGYIIASIVWIVCGYSLAFGADIGGVIGFDSLFLSGIKVSDIWATGNIPVLLFVAFQMTFAGITVALISGALIERLKFSTWIIFAALWIIGVYAPVAHWVWGGGFLSKDGVLDFAGGTVVHINAGVAGLVIAIMLGKRSDFGKAMFPSSVTLTVLGASMLWFGWFGFNAGSELGADGIAASAFLVTNTAAAIAALSWMIIEYVTYKKFTLLGIASGIVAGLVAITPAAGFVDTKGALVIGLVAGLVGFYGVNGLKKALKYDDSLDAFGIHGLAGIWGAIATGIFANPEVNELGTGLLYGNAAQVLIQIEGVVVTAIYTAIATAIIFKVASVLTGGARVIAEVESQGLDEMEHGEKAFNLR is encoded by the coding sequence ATGAGAACAAAACGCTTTGTACTTTCAACACTGCTTGCTCTCTCAAGCGCTTGGGCTGCTGAAGAGGGTGTTACTGAGGTCGCAAAGGCCACTCCAACACTCGATGTTGGCAATACCGCATGGGTTTTAATGGCAACCGCACTGGTGATGCTTATGACACCTGCTGGTTTGGCACTGTTTTACGGTGGCATGTCACGCTCTAAAAACTTGCTCAACACCGTTGCGATGAGTGTTATAGGGTATATCATCGCTTCCATCGTGTGGATTGTGTGTGGATACTCTTTGGCGTTTGGTGCGGACATTGGGGGTGTAATTGGGTTTGATTCACTCTTTTTAAGTGGCATTAAGGTGAGCGATATTTGGGCAACAGGTAACATTCCCGTTTTATTGTTTGTCGCCTTTCAAATGACCTTTGCGGGCATCACCGTAGCGCTCATTAGCGGTGCACTCATTGAGAGACTGAAATTTTCAACATGGATAATTTTTGCGGCATTGTGGATTATAGGGGTGTACGCACCTGTGGCACACTGGGTCTGGGGTGGTGGATTCCTCTCTAAAGATGGCGTGCTTGACTTTGCAGGCGGTACGGTTGTTCACATTAACGCGGGTGTTGCGGGTTTAGTTATCGCCATCATGCTTGGCAAACGAAGCGATTTTGGTAAAGCCATGTTTCCTTCTTCTGTGACCCTCACTGTTTTGGGTGCGAGTATGCTCTGGTTTGGATGGTTTGGATTTAACGCAGGTAGCGAATTAGGTGCGGATGGCATTGCAGCGAGCGCCTTTTTGGTCACGAACACAGCAGCGGCGATTGCGGCACTCTCATGGATGATTATCGAGTATGTCACCTATAAAAAGTTTACCCTTCTAGGCATTGCTTCGGGCATTGTAGCAGGCTTAGTCGCCATTACGCCAGCAGCGGGCTTTGTCGATACTAAAGGTGCACTTGTCATTGGCTTAGTTGCGGGATTGGTTGGTTTTTACGGTGTCAATGGTCTTAAAAAAGCGTTAAAATACGATGACTCTTTAGATGCCTTTGGAATTCATGGTTTAGCGGGTATTTGGGGTGCGATTGCCACAGGTATCTTTGCAAACCCTGAAGTGAATGAACTTGGTACTGGACTTTTATACGGTAACGCCGCTCAAGTGCTCATCCAAATAGAAGGCGTTGTGGTAACTGCCATCTACACAGCGATTGCCACAGCGATTATCTTTAAAGTGGCTTCTGTCTTAACAGGTGGTGCTCGTGTCATTGCAGAGGTTGAGTCACAAGGCTTAGATGAGATGGAACACGGCGAAAAAGCCTTTAACCTAAGATAA
- a CDS encoding P-II family nitrogen regulator, whose amino-acid sequence MKKIESIIKPFKLEDVKDALAELDITGMTVSEVKGYGRQQGHSELYRGAEYVVDFLPKVKIEVVVADELVDKVIDVIIKNARTGKIGDGKIFVTDVEKSIRIRTGETDNEAV is encoded by the coding sequence ATGAAAAAAATTGAATCGATTATTAAACCTTTTAAACTTGAAGATGTTAAAGACGCTTTAGCAGAACTTGACATTACGGGTATGACGGTCAGCGAAGTGAAAGGCTACGGAAGACAACAAGGACACTCAGAGCTTTACAGAGGCGCTGAGTATGTGGTTGATTTTTTACCCAAAGTCAAAATCGAAGTGGTCGTTGCGGATGAACTGGTCGATAAAGTCATTGATGTGATTATTAAAAATGCCCGCACAGGCAAAATCGGTGATGGAAAAATCTTCGTCACCGATGTAGAGAAAAGCATTCGTATCCGAACGGGTGAAACCGATAACGAAGCGGTTTAA
- a CDS encoding type II toxin-antitoxin system YafQ family toxin: MYTPEYHRFFKKDIERDKKSGQFSIEDFTLLKEVMSVLLSGEVLHEKHQNHLLKGEWDGTYECHIKNDWLLIYRLDVSNRAIIFVRLGTHSQLFKKFK; encoded by the coding sequence ATGTACACCCCAGAGTATCACCGCTTCTTTAAAAAAGATATTGAACGTGATAAAAAGAGTGGGCAATTTTCAATCGAGGATTTTACGCTTTTAAAAGAGGTAATGTCTGTACTGCTTAGCGGTGAGGTGTTGCATGAAAAACACCAAAATCACCTTTTAAAAGGGGAGTGGGATGGAACGTATGAATGTCATATTAAAAACGATTGGCTTTTGATTTATCGACTTGATGTTTCAAATAGAGCCATCATTTTTGTAAGGCTAGGAACGCACTCCCAACTCTTTAAAAAATTTAAATAA
- a CDS encoding type II toxin-antitoxin system RelB/DinJ family antitoxin, translating into MTGTAMTVRIDPEIKNKAAEYLKQMGLTTSEATRLFLHSVVLHKGLPFELKIPNEETATAIQESKEGKNVIKHTSSKELFDDLGL; encoded by the coding sequence ATGACAGGAACAGCGATGACTGTACGTATTGACCCTGAAATTAAAAACAAAGCAGCAGAGTATCTTAAACAAATGGGCTTAACCACCAGTGAAGCCACACGACTCTTTTTACACAGCGTAGTCCTTCACAAAGGGCTTCCTTTTGAGCTCAAAATCCCTAACGAAGAGACAGCGACAGCTATCCAAGAGTCCAAAGAGGGTAAAAATGTCATTAAACACACCTCTTCAAAAGAACTGTTTGATGATTTAGGGTTGTAA
- a CDS encoding PIN domain-containing protein: MANRYNPSSIAPIKNKTIFLDTNVLIYLFGNGTPTNANWEDQYARLYTSLNNQDNRFVVDFVVIAEFVNRAIRFEYDNYLLEKHLTKNELSYKKYRDLPEGQEALKDIYLIVKNDVLATFEVVERSFSKSDLLMMCHVDSLDFLDKAIVKICEENDLILLTNDKDYKHSQIDILSCNRAIC, translated from the coding sequence ATGGCGAATAGGTACAATCCATCATCTATTGCACCTATCAAAAATAAAACAATTTTTCTTGATACCAATGTTTTGATTTATCTTTTTGGCAATGGAACGCCAACAAATGCAAATTGGGAAGACCAATATGCAAGACTTTATACAAGCCTAAATAATCAGGATAATAGATTTGTTGTAGATTTTGTAGTGATAGCTGAATTTGTCAATCGTGCGATTAGGTTCGAATATGATAACTATTTGTTAGAAAAACATTTAACAAAAAATGAGTTGTCTTATAAAAAGTATAGAGATTTACCAGAGGGGCAAGAAGCTCTAAAAGATATTTATCTCATAGTTAAAAATGATGTTTTAGCTACCTTTGAAGTCGTTGAAAGAAGTTTTTCTAAGTCTGATTTATTGATGATGTGCCATGTTGATAGCTTAGATTTTTTGGATAAAGCCATTGTGAAAATCTGCGAAGAAAATGACTTAATCCTTTTAACCAATGATAAAGATTACAAGCATTCTCAAATAGATATTCTTTCATGCAATAGGGCAATTTGCTAA
- a CDS encoding STAS-like domain-containing protein, with product MDEVKVNIFSIVGQEDCTLPEDGDKVYKTIQKILNENKKASLSFLHVNKLTTAFLNNAIGKLYGEFDENKIKESLSVQDLSDSGKVRLKRVTTNAKNYFKNPEQIRASIQEILGEDDGE from the coding sequence ATGGATGAGGTAAAAGTCAATATTTTTAGTATTGTTGGTCAGGAAGATTGTACATTGCCTGAAGATGGTGATAAAGTCTATAAAACGATACAAAAAATCTTGAATGAAAATAAAAAAGCTTCTCTTTCTTTTTTACATGTCAATAAACTGACAACGGCTTTTTTAAATAATGCCATCGGTAAGCTTTATGGCGAATTTGATGAAAATAAAATCAAAGAAAGTTTATCGGTTCAAGATTTGTCCGACAGTGGAAAAGTGCGTTTAAAAAGAGTAACGACCAATGCTAAAAATTATTTTAAAAATCCAGAGCAGATAAGGGCATCCATTCAGGAAATCTTAGGAGAAGATGATGGCGAATAG
- a CDS encoding ATP-binding protein, with product MALYTLSNIHNDLASYNQLIKLYQEHKNDLFETLDIQIRQWFDANLCAVLGGILDKIKNDGLNDINFIYIGESIKTILQKNSFLSFYGYEKAYDTNHTTIEYTKLKPADNRYFNQYLEEKLISRTEFPNMSDAVHEKISESIQEMFINAQMHSETEFIYTCGQFFPRDNKLNFTIADTGIGFAKRIEKDFGMAIDSCSAIKWAMIDGNTTKKGVSGGLGLALLKEFISQNNGKIQIISGDAFYEFSHQKEVIQKLDYYFDGAVISMTFKIDDMRTYTFANELERIDINELF from the coding sequence ATGGCACTTTATACGCTTTCAAATATCCACAATGACTTAGCAAGTTACAATCAACTTATAAAACTTTATCAAGAGCATAAAAATGATTTATTTGAAACACTAGATATTCAAATAAGACAATGGTTCGATGCCAATCTTTGTGCTGTTTTAGGCGGAATCCTTGATAAAATTAAAAATGATGGGCTTAATGATATCAATTTTATTTATATTGGCGAGAGTATCAAAACCATTTTACAAAAAAATAGTTTTTTGTCATTTTATGGTTACGAAAAAGCATATGATACAAATCATACGACCATAGAATATACAAAACTAAAACCCGCTGACAATAGATATTTTAATCAATATTTAGAGGAAAAACTTATCAGTAGAACAGAATTTCCCAATATGAGTGATGCCGTCCATGAAAAAATCAGTGAATCCATTCAAGAGATGTTTATCAATGCTCAAATGCACAGTGAAACAGAGTTTATTTATACCTGCGGACAATTTTTTCCAAGAGATAATAAGTTAAATTTTACGATTGCAGATACGGGAATAGGTTTTGCAAAACGAATCGAGAAAGATTTTGGTATGGCAATAGACTCATGCAGTGCTATCAAATGGGCGATGATAGATGGAAACACTACTAAAAAAGGGGTTTCTGGTGGTTTGGGACTGGCTTTGCTTAAAGAGTTTATTTCACAAAACAATGGTAAAATCCAAATCATTAGTGGGGATGCTTTTTATGAATTTAGTCATCAAAAAGAAGTCATTCAAAAATTAGATTATTATTTTGATGGTGCTGTTATCAGTATGACGTTTAAAATAGATGATATGAGGACCTATACATTTGCAAATGAGTTAGAAAGAATTGATATAAATGAGTTATTTTAA